A window of the Xiashengella succiniciproducens genome harbors these coding sequences:
- a CDS encoding AAA family ATPase, translated as MITKLNNFTLKSFVGYTNPNDLLFREKNILFGYNGKGKSAIAIGIKDEFLKDQTKKPENLRIFDRDYISNSLLLENSDGKIKGVEASFGKGGVDIENKIKELERLIIKEDEIEKLDTGIAKLRKEIRTEIDKIHDRRKGEANIQRKSKDESVERVIELYKKDFQDAKKIEADEDKLIKINGDDTIEKQISQNENLRPLNFPNIPTTLIEEVKVIFKHCRPIKTDFDSSLLLTGLLSVVSFYNFSIFKSKPP; from the coding sequence ATGATAACTAAACTAAATAACTTTACTCTTAAATCTTTTGTTGGTTACACAAATCCTAATGATTTACTTTTTCGTGAAAAAAACATTCTATTTGGTTACAATGGAAAAGGGAAAAGTGCTATTGCTATTGGTATAAAAGATGAATTTCTTAAAGACCAAACTAAGAAGCCTGAGAATCTTAGAATCTTTGATAGAGATTACATTTCAAATTCATTATTGCTTGAAAATTCGGATGGTAAAATTAAAGGCGTTGAGGCAAGTTTTGGTAAAGGTGGCGTTGATATAGAAAACAAGATTAAAGAACTCGAAAGGTTAATTATCAAAGAAGATGAAATTGAAAAACTTGACACAGGTATTGCCAAATTACGCAAAGAAATTAGAACTGAAATAGACAAAATTCACGATAGACGAAAAGGCGAAGCTAATATTCAAAGAAAGTCCAAAGATGAATCTGTTGAGCGAGTGATTGAACTTTACAAAAAAGATTTTCAGGATGCTAAAAAAATTGAAGCAGATGAAGATAAATTAATAAAAATAAATGGCGACGATACAATCGAAAAACAAATTTCACAAAATGAGAATTTAAGACCATTAAACTTTCCAAATATTCCGACAACTTTAATTGAAGAAGTAAAAGTAATATTTAAACATTGCCGTCCGATAAAAACCGATTTTGATTCTTCGTTACTTTTAACCGGCTTATTATCAGTCGTTTCTTTTTATAATTTTTCTATTTTCAAAAGTAAGCCCCCCTGA
- a CDS encoding NADase-type glycan-binding domain-containing protein has product MKQILIMGLIFISQLGFSQIKELNPTSTRQLDLSVAGEKEFNDNLEACKKIWDKMSNGVKYDDLSQQEKDALSKVDETMEDYWDIIGGGCSWYCGGGPKEVTASSYLKSQGENNYEPKNAHDLNYKNVWVEGVDGYGIGEYLLYTFSGTSPRINEIIVVNGYVKSKTAWENNSRVKKLKVYIDDKPYAILNLKDIRGSQSFKIEPIGNSDRKNWDMLKTKPDWTLKFEILDVYKGLKYDDVVISEIYFDGLDVHCFAKGTEIKLADNTIKSIEDLQVGDLVAYMDFDTKTIKSAKIEKTEKVIHHGLVTYRFESGLTITSTQDHPFKIDNKGWASLKPDKSNQYKGFENIDKIKIGDFFIAENGTEKLVSIDYLEGEQETWTISKLSSGDNFIANGLIVGVEELND; this is encoded by the coding sequence ATGAAACAGATTTTAATAATGGGATTGATATTCATATCCCAGCTTGGATTTTCACAGATAAAGGAATTAAATCCGACATCAACAAGACAATTAGATTTGAGTGTTGCAGGGGAAAAAGAATTCAATGACAATCTTGAAGCCTGCAAAAAGATTTGGGATAAAATGTCAAATGGTGTAAAATATGACGATTTATCACAGCAAGAAAAAGACGCTCTTTCTAAAGTTGATGAAACTATGGAAGACTACTGGGATATTATCGGAGGAGGTTGCAGTTGGTATTGTGGAGGAGGCCCGAAAGAGGTTACTGCATCTAGTTATTTAAAATCACAAGGAGAAAATAATTACGAACCTAAAAATGCACATGATTTAAACTATAAAAATGTTTGGGTTGAGGGTGTTGACGGTTATGGTATTGGAGAATACCTTTTATATACATTTAGCGGAACTTCCCCAAGAATAAATGAAATAATTGTTGTAAATGGATATGTAAAAAGTAAAACGGCTTGGGAGAACAACTCACGAGTTAAAAAACTGAAAGTTTACATTGATGACAAACCATATGCAATACTGAACCTTAAAGATATTCGAGGTTCACAGAGTTTTAAGATTGAGCCAATAGGGAATAGCGACAGAAAGAATTGGGATATGCTTAAAACAAAACCTGATTGGACTTTGAAATTTGAAATACTGGATGTTTACAAAGGACTAAAATATGATGACGTTGTAATTTCAGAAATCTATTTTGACGGACTTGATGTTCATTGTTTTGCAAAAGGCACAGAAATCAAATTAGCCGATAACACCATCAAAAGCATTGAAGACTTACAAGTCGGTGATTTGGTTGCTTACATGGATTTTGATACTAAAACTATAAAATCTGCCAAAATTGAGAAAACGGAAAAAGTAATACATCATGGACTTGTAACTTACCGATTTGAAAGCGGATTGACAATAACTTCAACTCAAGACCATCCTTTCAAAATTGACAATAAAGGTTGGGCTTCCCTAAAGCCTGATAAATCAAATCAATACAAAGGATTTGAAAACATTGACAAAATAAAAATTGGTGACTTCTTTATAGCAGAAAACGGAACAGAAAAACTGGTTTCGATTGACTATTTAGAAGGAGAACAAGAAACTTGGACGATTTCAAAACTAAGTTCAGGTGATAATTTTATAGCAAACGGACTTATTGTTGGGGTCGAAGAATTAAACGATTGA
- a CDS encoding IS4 family transposase, whose amino-acid sequence MNKSTYFFGQSVFGQLISMVDTRIIARNSKRYKADHYVKRFTAKDHLISMLFCVFAKCSSLREVAGAMLGLSGKTRHFQLGHIPYRSTLSDANKRRSVDFFSGVYHDLLREYQHVISDTRFKDVLNKQVEIFDSTVISLFQDILKCVGRTPSNGKRKGGIKVHTVINVDEPVPKMIWFSSAATNDHLLLRKLEPDDNTIYVFDKGYNDYKAFKLFCEKGAGFVTRIKENAVYKVEQELYIDECIHSGVLEDTIIEVTVKEDDGGSKLKLRKVVFYDRVLKRKFEFLTNLFEMRPDMIAALYKTRWQIELLFKQLKSNFPLKYFLGDNENAIKIQVYCALIVNLLLTVIQKRLKRPWAFSNLVSFCRIHLFNYLHLIKFLENPERDWQRDDQDLEMLTLFRGAYF is encoded by the coding sequence ATGAACAAAAGTACTTATTTTTTTGGACAATCGGTATTCGGACAGCTCATATCTATGGTAGATACAAGGATTATCGCCCGAAACAGCAAACGGTACAAGGCCGATCATTACGTGAAACGTTTCACGGCTAAGGATCACCTTATAAGCATGTTGTTTTGCGTCTTCGCCAAATGCTCCTCCCTGCGCGAGGTGGCGGGTGCAATGCTCGGTCTTTCAGGCAAGACCAGGCATTTCCAGCTCGGCCACATACCCTACCGGAGCACCTTGTCGGACGCCAACAAGCGCAGGAGCGTTGATTTCTTCTCGGGCGTGTACCACGACCTGCTTCGCGAGTACCAACACGTGATCTCGGACACCCGCTTTAAAGATGTGTTGAACAAGCAGGTCGAGATCTTCGACAGCACGGTTATCAGTTTGTTCCAGGACATCTTGAAGTGCGTCGGCAGAACACCCTCGAACGGTAAACGCAAAGGGGGGATCAAGGTGCACACCGTTATCAATGTCGACGAGCCCGTTCCCAAGATGATATGGTTCTCATCCGCTGCCACGAACGATCACCTGCTGTTGAGGAAACTGGAACCGGATGACAACACTATTTACGTCTTCGACAAGGGATACAACGATTATAAAGCCTTCAAGCTGTTTTGTGAAAAGGGAGCCGGATTCGTTACCCGCATCAAGGAGAACGCCGTTTACAAGGTGGAGCAAGAACTTTACATCGATGAATGCATCCACAGCGGCGTGCTGGAAGACACTATCATCGAGGTGACCGTGAAGGAAGATGATGGCGGGAGCAAGCTGAAGTTGCGCAAGGTGGTGTTCTACGACAGGGTGTTGAAAAGGAAGTTCGAGTTCCTCACCAACCTGTTCGAGATGCGGCCCGACATGATAGCGGCCTTGTATAAAACAAGATGGCAAATAGAGCTGTTATTCAAGCAGTTAAAATCAAACTTCCCCCTGAAGTACTTCCTCGGGGATAACGAGAACGCGATAAAAATACAGGTATATTGCGCTTTGATCGTGAACCTCTTGCTCACGGTTATACAGAAGCGGTTGAAACGGCCTTGGGCATTCTCCAACCTGGTGTCATTTTGCAGGATACACCTGTTTAATTACCTGCACTTGATAAAATTTTTAGAAAACCCGGAACGAGATTGGCAACGAGATGACCAGGATTTAGAGATGCTTACCCTTTTCAGGGGGGCTTACTTTTGA
- a CDS encoding MFS transporter: MDEKKKIFGLEKNAFFTGLTSFFTDTSTKMVYSVMPLFLLSIGASKTTISLIEGIAESTASLLKAISGYWSDKIGKNKPFMIIGYGITAIITPLYALARIPIQILFFRFFERIGKGLRAAPRDSLISGSIKKNEAGKTFGFQKAMDNSGAIVGPLIAFLLLSIFPLNYSYIFLLATIPAILGVLTIIIFIKEAKAEKKETTNKISLKLLPKKFYFFLIIIFVFTLGNSADALLLVKTSETGIDKSYIPFVYMIFNTVSVLLAIPIGKLSDRIGREKLIILGFIVYAIVYYFFGRFNSINVFIFLFMLYGFYSALTDGSQKAMISDIVSKDLKGTGFGIYHAVLGITLLPASLIAGLLYDKVNSNAPFYFGSIMALIATILMIIFTVLDKKKEKINVA; this comes from the coding sequence ATGGATGAAAAGAAAAAAATATTTGGATTAGAGAAAAATGCTTTTTTCACCGGATTAACAAGTTTTTTCACAGACACATCTACCAAAATGGTATATAGTGTGATGCCACTATTCCTATTGTCGATAGGAGCATCAAAAACAACTATCTCCTTAATTGAAGGGATTGCAGAAAGTACGGCATCATTATTAAAAGCAATTTCGGGGTACTGGAGTGATAAGATTGGTAAAAACAAGCCATTCATGATTATCGGATATGGTATTACAGCCATTATAACACCTTTATATGCATTAGCAAGAATACCAATTCAGATTTTATTTTTTCGGTTTTTTGAACGCATAGGAAAAGGTTTAAGAGCGGCACCACGAGATAGCCTTATAAGTGGCTCTATTAAAAAAAATGAAGCTGGTAAAACTTTTGGGTTTCAGAAAGCAATGGATAATAGTGGGGCTATTGTTGGTCCTTTGATTGCTTTCTTATTGTTATCTATTTTTCCATTAAATTATTCTTACATATTTTTATTAGCAACCATTCCAGCAATTCTTGGTGTATTAACGATTATTATTTTCATAAAAGAAGCAAAGGCAGAAAAAAAAGAAACCACCAATAAGATTTCATTAAAACTTTTACCCAAAAAGTTTTATTTCTTTCTTATTATAATTTTCGTGTTTACTCTTGGTAATTCAGCAGATGCATTATTGCTTGTAAAAACAAGCGAAACAGGTATAGATAAATCATACATTCCTTTTGTATATATGATATTTAATACAGTATCTGTTTTGCTGGCCATACCGATTGGAAAATTATCGGATAGAATTGGTCGTGAAAAATTGATTATTCTGGGTTTTATAGTATATGCAATTGTTTATTATTTTTTCGGTAGGTTTAATAGTATAAATGTTTTTATTTTCTTGTTTATGCTGTATGGATTTTACAGTGCATTGACTGATGGTAGCCAGAAAGCAATGATTTCTGATATTGTTAGTAAAGACTTAAAAGGGACGGGATTTGGAATTTATCATGCTGTACTTGGAATTACTTTATTACCTGCGAGTTTAATTGCAGGATTATTGTATGATAAGGTTAATTCAAATGCGCCATTTTATTTTGGTTCTATAATGGCATTAATTGCTACTATACTAATGATAATATTTACAGTTTTAGACAAGAAAAAAGAAAAAATTAACGTTGCCTAA
- a CDS encoding IS30 family transposase — translation MKRLDQEERYQIYAMKRAGFSQKAIADELMRSPSTICREIKRNRGERGYRPKQAHEKSIARAVNKPKSKKVSAALLFKINEKLQLDWSPEQIFGYYQNQGEKMLSHESIYQYIWRDKAEGGLLYKHLRRACKSKKVYGKRDLRGHIKNRVSIDERPPEVDEKKEFGHWEIDLMVGSHYKGFLVTAVERKLNIL, via the coding sequence ATGAAACGACTAGACCAAGAAGAAAGATACCAAATTTACGCCATGAAAAGGGCAGGTTTTTCACAAAAAGCGATTGCCGATGAATTAATGAGAAGTCCTTCCACCATTTGCCGTGAAATTAAGCGAAATAGAGGTGAAAGAGGCTATAGACCTAAACAGGCGCATGAAAAATCTATTGCTAGAGCGGTCAATAAGCCTAAAAGCAAAAAAGTCTCAGCAGCATTGTTATTTAAGATAAATGAAAAATTACAATTGGATTGGAGCCCAGAACAAATTTTTGGGTATTACCAGAATCAAGGCGAAAAGATGCTTAGTCATGAGTCTATTTATCAATATATATGGCGTGATAAAGCAGAAGGCGGTCTACTTTACAAGCACCTTCGTAGAGCTTGCAAAAGCAAGAAAGTTTATGGTAAACGTGACCTTCGCGGCCATATAAAAAATAGGGTTTCCATAGATGAACGACCTCCAGAAGTGGATGAAAAAAAAGAGTTTGGACATTGGGAAATAGACTTAATGGTAGGGTCACACTATAAAGGGTTTCTAGTTACGGCAGTAGAAAGGAAACTAAACATACTTTAG
- a CDS encoding TlpA family protein disulfide reductase, which produces MKIYTIISILTLTILLSCSQKNKRPEPNFYRNLFTNEILNKTEFEIFIGTLHQNIPDSLKGKEHLTIHFGFLETTKDSIIQPFNYDIRIGNEYLVRANNFDKIGMKIKPQKFNTIDGDSIQIGGQQLKPMLINLWFINCGGCVAEIPALNKLKEKYSDRVDFVAMTFDDAKKVRKFLNRNDFNFIHIPNSEEFINYIGSKPYPENIFISRNGFIEYIEGGLGGNLNDDNLKYFESIIEKLLLPTRGNSQ; this is translated from the coding sequence ATGAAAATCTATACGATAATTTCAATCTTGACTCTAACCATCCTATTGAGTTGCAGTCAAAAGAACAAAAGACCAGAACCTAATTTCTATCGGAATTTATTTACAAATGAAATTCTAAACAAAACTGAATTTGAAATATTTATAGGAACCTTACATCAGAATATTCCTGATTCATTAAAAGGCAAAGAACATTTAACAATCCATTTTGGATTTTTAGAAACTACAAAAGACTCAATCATTCAACCATTTAATTATGACATAAGAATTGGAAATGAATATTTAGTAAGAGCAAATAATTTTGATAAAATTGGAATGAAAATTAAACCTCAAAAATTCAATACTATTGATGGAGACAGTATTCAAATTGGAGGACAACAATTGAAGCCAATGTTGATAAATTTATGGTTTATAAACTGCGGCGGTTGTGTTGCTGAAATACCAGCATTAAACAAGTTGAAAGAAAAATATTCTGACAGAGTAGATTTTGTTGCAATGACTTTTGATGATGCTAAAAAAGTCAGGAAATTTTTAAATAGAAATGACTTCAATTTTATTCACATACCAAATTCAGAAGAATTTATTAATTACATAGGTTCAAAGCCTTATCCTGAGAACATTTTTATTAGCAGGAATGGTTTTATTGAATACATAGAAGGAGGTTTAGGAGGTAATTTGAATGATGACAATTTAAAGTATTTTGAATCTATTATTGAAAAATTACTGCTACCAACACGCGGTAATAGCCAATAA
- a CDS encoding AAA family ATPase: MNTKLQLLVRRAKLKFARVLFLKSFYRTTVIFKDKFGDDITIPEFEVVQWIESGLKLHKEGDNCKFCHGKLDFSDVKSKIAQYKENKRHKATEKLKKFREQLLSLLESIKSIEKESKTYSTNIGKEIDKHFTAIFTKKNTIEAFITSCQSKIDNIEIQEYFDFELLEKTLIDIEKSITAISITKNEQLLELRKKHNNLTTLVKGAIGLEILQSVTIKDKLKEVKEKEVELKEKRENNKKKQQEIQDLKQEKSLTKDFADFVSQILNEINISLKVTLDTDNRNYIIKSTNENATLTIKDISEGEKNLLALLFFYYELFADNKQQRIKPEIELIIVDDPISSMDDSNKFYILELMKNLLELPNQQVFVMTHSWEDFCNLTFGKKAWEDKTDKNGIETKSKYATFEIRKSNGKSEIVKAKNIEKPYKYLFKEIYNFSQKHEGQATTECEIYHYPNVIRRVFEEWYSFKIGEELNLTSAQLGRLVNDFKITDDKTKTELGVLLKVCNILSHSINGSKNPQEIHQASKCLMKLIESTDPLHYNKMKQ, from the coding sequence ATGAATACAAAGCTACAATTATTAGTACGACGGGCAAAACTCAAATTTGCCCGCGTACTTTTTCTAAAAAGTTTTTATCGGACAACAGTGATATTTAAAGATAAATTTGGAGATGATATTACTATTCCCGAATTTGAAGTTGTTCAATGGATTGAATCAGGATTGAAACTTCACAAAGAAGGCGATAACTGCAAGTTCTGTCATGGCAAGTTAGATTTTTCAGATGTTAAGTCGAAAATAGCCCAGTACAAAGAAAATAAAAGACATAAGGCAACTGAAAAACTTAAGAAATTCAGAGAGCAGCTTCTAAGCCTTTTAGAGAGTATCAAATCAATTGAGAAAGAATCAAAAACTTATTCTACCAACATTGGTAAAGAGATAGACAAACATTTTACTGCAATTTTCACAAAGAAAAACACTATTGAAGCTTTTATAACCTCGTGTCAATCGAAAATTGATAATATTGAAATTCAAGAATATTTCGACTTTGAACTTTTAGAAAAAACTTTGATAGATATTGAAAAATCAATAACAGCTATTTCTATAACCAAAAACGAACAATTATTGGAGTTAAGAAAAAAACACAATAATCTGACCACCTTAGTAAAGGGTGCAATTGGTTTAGAAATACTTCAATCAGTCACTATAAAAGATAAGCTAAAGGAGGTTAAAGAAAAGGAAGTTGAATTAAAAGAAAAGCGTGAGAACAACAAGAAGAAGCAACAAGAAATTCAAGATTTAAAGCAAGAAAAAAGTCTCACAAAAGATTTTGCTGATTTTGTTTCTCAAATTCTGAATGAGATAAATATATCGCTAAAAGTTACTCTCGATACAGATAACCGCAATTACATTATCAAAAGCACCAATGAAAACGCTACACTAACAATTAAAGATATTAGTGAAGGAGAAAAAAATCTTTTAGCATTGTTGTTTTTCTATTACGAACTTTTTGCTGATAACAAACAACAGCGAATAAAACCAGAAATTGAACTTATCATAGTAGATGACCCAATTTCAAGTATGGATGATTCAAATAAGTTTTACATTTTGGAACTTATGAAAAATCTTTTGGAACTTCCAAATCAACAAGTCTTTGTAATGACCCATTCTTGGGAAGACTTTTGCAACTTGACTTTTGGCAAAAAAGCTTGGGAAGATAAAACAGATAAAAATGGTATTGAAACCAAATCTAAATATGCAACTTTTGAAATAAGAAAAAGTAACGGTAAAAGTGAGATAGTTAAAGCAAAGAATATTGAAAAGCCATATAAATACTTATTCAAAGAAATATATAATTTTTCACAAAAGCATGAAGGTCAGGCAACAACCGAATGCGAAATTTATCATTACCCAAATGTTATAAGAAGAGTTTTCGAAGAATGGTATAGTTTTAAAATTGGGGAAGAATTGAATTTAACAAGTGCTCAACTTGGTCGTTTAGTAAATGATTTTAAAATTACAGATGATAAAACTAAGACTGAACTTGGTGTTTTATTGAAAGTCTGTAATATATTATCACATTCTATTAATGGCTCTAAAAACCCACAAGAAATTCACCAAGCTTCGAAATGTTTAATGAAATTGATTGAATCAACAGATCCCTTACACTATAACAAAATGAAACAATAA
- a CDS encoding DUF4007 family protein translates to MFRVVWDKDINGVLLTTNGNGDALNVSPRPVFHEELTLLGFDKKFNWRYQASNDPLLWALDRRYYYKGELVAEVKGGNIFDDPTIEITNAGKDLKLKPINIQKVVEKNQKLLFLLEQEAIEFIEQTYRTYSLKKIRSKAKANEEVDWALLAEMHEKNTKIKHAVVKQDCDSFDIIPLDLAKENNKTVYLNTKIDQFIASFSGGKDSQVTLDLVSRVIPPDDFMVIYSDTGMEIPPSIEIYQLTKRIYTKQYPELKFHLSKNHQNIIDNWSEFGAPSRLNRWCCTVAKTAPLYKLLKDIKGNGKQPNVLVFEGVRAEESNAREKYARIGKGVKHNNVINARPIFDWSATEIYLYLFSRNLPFNAGYRNGLSRVGCTICPFSSEWSEHIVKKMYPENIDKFIDIIYSQTDTIGIENKEKKLNYIKEGNWKKRAGGKLNDSNTSRIDFIQFKPEFKVILTNPKEKITEWLKVLGYINFSYTNDSIYGEILIDKIPVILNITTIINDENIKQIIVFKNISDNPILLSKIKKVLYKTTYCTHCEACEIECPTGALKVEPKVTIDSNKCIHCGRCSEINEKGCLLAKSINISEGNIKNSSNMKSSGIDKYSTFGLREKWLSQYFQNIENYFETGNNDLGTKMIPALTHWLRDADLLNRTDKNSSETAILLKEFYQHKTNFTWEIIWINLAYNSTITNWYVGNVQYNRSYSKNELLAMLQNDYPNYGAGTLKNPLGALLNTFDESSLGSVLELSQLKKKGNAIDTIIKKPYESIDSITVAYSLYRYANSKNRYNLTVSEFYAPEQKQGIYREFGVSKERFQNILRTLQENKNGIVKVDLVMGLDNISLREDLTYTEVLKLLLDK, encoded by the coding sequence ATGTTTAGAGTAGTTTGGGACAAAGATATTAATGGAGTTTTGCTTACAACAAACGGAAACGGTGATGCCTTAAATGTTTCACCACGACCAGTTTTCCATGAAGAATTAACCTTGCTTGGTTTTGATAAAAAATTTAATTGGAGATATCAGGCATCAAATGACCCTTTACTATGGGCTTTAGATAGAAGATATTATTATAAAGGGGAATTAGTTGCTGAAGTGAAAGGCGGAAATATATTTGACGACCCGACAATCGAAATCACAAATGCAGGGAAAGATTTAAAACTAAAGCCAATCAACATTCAGAAGGTAGTTGAAAAAAATCAAAAATTACTTTTCTTACTTGAACAGGAAGCCATTGAATTTATTGAACAAACTTATCGCACTTATAGTCTCAAGAAAATAAGAAGCAAAGCAAAAGCAAATGAAGAAGTTGATTGGGCATTGCTTGCTGAAATGCATGAAAAGAATACAAAAATTAAACATGCTGTTGTTAAGCAAGACTGTGATAGTTTTGATATTATTCCACTTGATTTAGCCAAGGAAAATAACAAAACAGTTTACCTGAACACCAAGATTGACCAATTTATTGCCTCTTTTAGTGGCGGAAAGGATTCTCAGGTTACACTTGATCTTGTAAGCCGCGTTATACCACCTGATGATTTTATGGTGATTTATTCTGATACTGGAATGGAAATTCCTCCTTCAATTGAAATTTATCAACTAACAAAACGAATTTACACCAAACAGTATCCAGAACTGAAATTTCATTTATCAAAAAACCATCAAAATATTATTGATAATTGGAGCGAGTTTGGTGCACCAAGTCGTCTTAATAGATGGTGTTGCACTGTTGCAAAAACTGCCCCTCTTTACAAGTTATTAAAAGATATAAAAGGGAATGGGAAGCAACCTAATGTCCTCGTTTTTGAAGGTGTTAGAGCGGAAGAAAGTAACGCAAGAGAAAAATATGCACGAATTGGTAAAGGGGTAAAGCATAACAATGTAATAAATGCAAGACCAATTTTTGATTGGAGTGCTACTGAAATATATTTGTATCTTTTTAGTAGAAATCTGCCATTTAATGCTGGCTATAGAAATGGTTTATCAAGAGTTGGTTGTACAATATGTCCATTTTCTTCAGAGTGGTCCGAACATATAGTAAAAAAAATGTATCCAGAGAACATTGATAAATTCATTGATATAATATATAGTCAAACGGACACCATAGGGATTGAGAACAAAGAGAAGAAACTTAACTATATAAAAGAAGGTAACTGGAAAAAAAGGGCAGGTGGCAAATTAAATGATTCAAATACTTCAAGGATAGATTTTATTCAGTTTAAGCCTGAATTTAAGGTAATTCTCACTAATCCTAAAGAAAAAATCACTGAATGGTTAAAAGTTTTAGGCTATATAAATTTTAGTTACACAAATGATAGTATTTATGGAGAAATACTAATTGATAAAATACCTGTTATCTTGAATATTACTACCATCATAAATGATGAAAATATAAAACAAATTATTGTATTTAAAAATATAAGTGATAATCCAATATTACTTAGTAAAATTAAAAAAGTTTTATACAAAACAACTTATTGTACTCATTGTGAAGCATGCGAAATAGAATGTCCTACTGGAGCTCTTAAAGTGGAACCAAAAGTTACTATTGATTCCAATAAATGTATTCATTGTGGTAGGTGTTCTGAAATAAATGAAAAGGGCTGTTTATTGGCAAAATCAATAAATATCTCAGAAGGAAACATTAAAAACTCATCAAATATGAAATCATCTGGTATCGACAAGTATTCGACATTTGGTCTACGAGAAAAATGGCTTAGCCAGTATTTTCAGAATATTGAAAATTATTTTGAGACTGGGAATAACGATTTAGGAACAAAAATGATTCCCGCTTTAACACATTGGCTTCGAGATGCCGATTTACTAAATCGAACAGATAAAAACTCAAGCGAAACGGCAATCTTATTAAAAGAATTTTATCAGCATAAAACAAATTTCACTTGGGAAATTATTTGGATAAATCTTGCCTACAATTCAACAATTACCAATTGGTATGTTGGCAATGTTCAATATAATAGGTCATACTCAAAAAACGAACTATTAGCAATGCTTCAAAATGATTATCCAAATTATGGTGCAGGCACACTAAAAAATCCATTAGGCGCATTACTCAATACTTTTGATGAAAGCTCCTTGGGTAGTGTTTTAGAACTTAGTCAATTAAAGAAAAAAGGAAATGCTATTGATACAATTATTAAAAAACCTTATGAAAGTATTGATTCAATAACTGTAGCGTATTCGCTTTATCGTTACGCCAACAGCAAAAACCGCTACAATTTAACCGTTTCCGAATTTTACGCACCCGAACAAAAGCAAGGCATTTACAGGGAGTTTGGAGTATCAAAAGAACGATTCCAAAACATTTTGAGAACGTTGCAAGAAAATAAAAACGGAATTGTAAAAGTTGATTTGGTAATGGGGCTCGATAATATTTCATTACGTGAAGATTTAACCTATACCGAAGTGCTTAAACTTTTACTTGATAAATAA